From the genome of Paraburkholderia sp. ZP32-5:
GCCACCATAGTCACCGATCGCTGTCCGCACCGCGGAAATGACGAATACATCCTCCATCACACTCTCCCTTCACCGGCGCTTCGACCGATGCCACGTGTCTACGATGAACTTCACGATATCCTGTTTGTTATTGTCATCGTAACTTTATCTCATCGTCAAGACGGGGTTTGCGCGACGGCGAATCGCTCGGCACACAACGCGCGTCAGGCCAGCGGTTGTACGCGGCAGGCGACACCTTTGAAGTGCGGGATACCCTGCTCCAGATCGAGATGATCCGCATCGTCAGGGCAAATCTGCGCATCCGCGAACTCCCATGCGCCCGACAAGGTGCCGTCGCCTTCGGGCCGCTCCGGCATCCACCAGCCGTGCGGCACACGCACAACGCCGGTCTGCATGTCTGTCCGCACGGACACTTTCAGCTTCACGCGGCCTTGTTGCGTGACGACTTCTGCCCATTCTCCGTCGGTCACGCCCGCGGCGTCCGCGTCGGCTTGCGCAATGAACATCAGTGGATCCGGGCATCGTGCGCGCAACGCGGCGATATGCCGATGACCGGTCTGAAAGAATTCGTCGTCGCGGATGCCGGTGAACATCTTGAACGGAAAGGCCGGATCGAACGGTGGATCATCGCGCCAATACGGCAGAGGATCGAAGTCGAGATCTTCCAGCACGCTCGAATACAGTTCTACTTTTCCGCTTGGTGTCGCGAAACCGCTTTGCTCGTATTTCCGATAGCGGATATCGTGGAAATGGTAGGCATGCTGTTTGGCGAATTCGTCGAAGCTCATGCCGAGCGCCCTGACCCGGTAGTCGAGTACGGCTTCGTTCGATGGCCACGGAAACTGCTCACGCATGCCCATACGCAGGCCGAGTTCACGCCAGAAGTCGTACACGCCGCGACATTCGCCCGGCGGCTCGACGGTCTTCTGCGAAGCCCGGTAAATTGCGGTCCAGCCGAAGCCATCCGAGAGCGCGCTGCGTTCGAGCCACGCATCGCCTGGCAAGATATAGTCCGCGAGCTGCGCGGTTGGGGTACGAAACTGTTCGACCGCAACGATCAGATCCTGATTCAACATCGCCCGCTGAATCAGCTGCATATTCGCGTAGCTCAACAGCGCATTGTTCCCCAGCACGAAGAATGCCTTCACCGGATAGGGCTCGGCGTCCGCCATCGCCTTGAACACGGCTGTCGGATTGGCCATGTAGCTGCCGCTGATCAGATTCGGCCATTCATGGTTCCAGACCCGCATCGACGGTTCACGCAGCGCCGCCGTCCCTCGATAGGTGAAGGCCGGATGCGTGTCCGATCCGAGCTGTTTCGCACGCTGCGCGTCGCTCAGCGCGCCGTGCAACTCGAGATCGGATTCGTGAACGATGTCCGGATGGAAGCCATGCTGCACTTCTCCGCCAGGCACATCGAGGTATCCGCACAGTGCGCGCAAGCTGCACATCAGGCGGATTGCCGAGGTCGAATTGCGCTGCTGGTCGGTGATCGGAGTCCACGGAATGACGGACGGCCCGCAAGTCGCGTACATCCGCGCCGCCTGCGCGATCAGATCGGATGAAACACCGGTAATCTCTGCCACCCGTTCGAGCGGAAACTGATTGACGCGTTCGCGGAATGCTTCGAACCCTGTCGTCCAGCGCGCGACGAAATCCCGATCATAAAGACCTTCGTCGAGAATGACCTTGAGCCATCCGAAGCACATCGCCGCATCGGTCCCGGGCTTGAGCGGCAACCAGAGATCGGCGAGTTCGGCATTTTCACTGCGTCTTGGGTCCAGTACGATCAGCTTCGCACCCCGTTGCTGCGCGCGGCGAATTGCGTTGAAAATCGGCGTCCACGAATGTTGCTTCGGATTGTGCCCAAATAGCACGATGCAGTTGGTTTGCGGATAGTCCGGATACGGATACCAGCCGTACACCATACGATTGATCGCGGCGGTATTTCCCGCGCACATCGCCACACCGCTGATCCAGTTGGGCGAGCCGAGCAGATTCATGAATCGGCGCGCCGCGCCATTGTCGCTTTGCGTGTTCCACTGCGACGTGGATACCGCGAGTGCTTCCGGACCGTGCGCGGCCACGATATCCGACAGCCGGTGCGCAATATCGTCCATCGCCTCCTGCCAGCTCACGCGGGTCCACGTTCCGCCGCCACGCGGCCCTACCCGCTTGAGCGGATAAAGAACGCGGCCGGCATGTGAGAAGCCTACAGGCGCATAGACCGCCTTCATGCATATGTTGGCCCGCAGTGGACGAGGATCGATCGCGCGAACCTTCACGTCGCCCACAAGACCCGATTCAGGGACTTCCGCATGAACCTGGCAATATGTATCGCAGCCCGAACACAGCACCCGCTTCTCTTCCATGCTTCATCCTGATTACGCCAATCCGATTGTCAACCCACGCATGCTCCGCCTGAGCGCCGCTCATGCCCGCACGAAAACATGCGTGCGTTACGGCAACAGCGCGAGATTTTCCGGCGTTGTTTTGTGCGGCTTTATACGTTATTGTTACGATAACATTTTCTTTTAAGATAGCTCCCACCACGATCGGCGTCAAGTGGTTCGTTCCCGCACGAACTATTCCGCCGCCGTCTCGCCAATGCGTTGACGCCACTTACGTTATCGTCACCGTAACATTGGCATTGCATGGTGGTATTCCTGACATGGGAGAAATGCCATGAGCACGGCATCCTCCTCTCGACGAGCATATAGGCGATGTCCGAACATATCCTTCTTTCACTGAAAGCAAACGTCTTCGAAATCACGATCAGCCGACCCGAGCGCAAGAACGCGATGACCGGCGAAATGTATGGCGCGCTTGCAGCGGCGCTGAGGCAGGCGCAAACAGACAACGAGGTCCGTGTCGTTCTGATCAAGGGGCAGCCTGGCGTGTTCTGCGCGGGCAACGATATCGACGACTTCATTGCCTCGCCGCCGATCAAGTCAGACGCTCCCGTCTGGAGCTTCTTTTCGGCGCTGATGGAACTGGACAAACCAGTCGTCGCGGCAGTCGACGGTGCAGCGATCGGTATAGGGACCACGATGCTGCTGCATTGCGACCTGGCGTTCGCGACGCCGCGCTCGGTATTTGCTCTTCCCTTCACAAGCCTCGGCATCACGCCAGAAGGCGCCTCTACGGTCCTACTGCCGCTGCTTGCCGGACGGCAACGCGCAACCGAGCTTCTGATGCTTGGGAAAAAGATCGACGCAGCGCGTGCCGAGCTGCTTGGCTTGTTGAACGACGTTGTGCCACCCGAGGAATTGCTGGACGTGGCGGGATCGCACGCGAATGCGCTGGCACAACTGCCAGAGGCCGTCGTGAGAAGGACGAAGCGTCTTATTCAGGATGGACTCGAACTTCATATCGCGCGCCAGTATGTTGCGGAGAGGGAGGCGCTTGCCGCCACGGTGATTGCTCCGGCGGCGCAACAGGCATTTGCGAAATTCCTTGGAAAGCGCAAAACGGCGTAGCCGGTGGCCATCGGTGACTGAGGTAGAATCGACTACGCGACGCCCTATATGCGTATCTTTTTTCGGCTGCCGCAACACCTGAAAGGTCAATCTTGAAGTCCACTAAATTCGTTACGGCGTGCTACATCATGTCGTTTGTCGGAGCGCATCAGCCGCGCATGCTTTCTACCACAACGATCGCGAAGTGGGTGGACACGCATGCCGCACGCGCAAGGCAGATCGTTTCATTGCTCGTCAAGGCGAACCTGCTCGAGGCAACTCGCGGTGGCAATGGCGGCGTCAAACTCGCTCGGCCGCCGAAAGACATTACCCTGCTAGACATCTACGAAGCGGTCGGCGACAGCGAGATGCCGTTCTTCTCGGTAGAGAATCCTTTCTCCGAGTGGGCCGATCATTGCAGCGTGCACGACACGCTGATCCAACTCCACAAAGACATCGAGCTCGATGCCCGCAAAAAATTGCGCACTGTGCGGCTCTCGCAAGTGTTTGTTCCGTGGGATGAAGAAAGCATGAAAAGGTCCCAGGCTGCCCGTCGCGGTGCAAGGAAAAAGACAGCGACCGCCTGATCTCTCAGGTTTGTCGACTCGTTGATGGTCCGTCGCGCTTCGTTGCGGCGAACCTGATCAGGCGCAGTTCGCATTGCGGACATGCGCCATTTTTTTGACGAAAATCCATCGTGTCTCCTGTGCCCGGGTTTGCATCTTCGCACGTATGTTAATGTTATTATAACGTTACGTTTGAAGCCTGAAACTCCTCGACATTCATCGAGTTTGCGCAAAGCGTCGCACGAACGAGTACGGGCTCCGTGTTTCACCACTATCGTGAAAATACCACTCATAGATAAGGAGAACCCGACGTGACCGAATCCGCCGCTAACCGTATCCGTAACCACCGCTTTATCCTCGCACGAAGGCCCGACAGCCCCACAGGGCCGCTGGCAGACGATGTGCTGCGCTACGAGGCCGCTGACATGCCTGTCCCCGCCGAGGGACAGTTCGTCGTTCGCAATTACTGGATGTCGCTCGACCCCGGCACTCGCGGATGGATGAACGGCACCCGCAATTACATTGCGCCAACCGAAGTGGGCGATGTAATGCGTGCCTTGTGTGCGGGCGAGGTAGTGTCATCGAAGCACGCGAGTTTCCCTGTTGGCTCGTTCGTGGAGGGCCTTCTTGGCGGCCAGGAGTACGCGCTCAGTGACGGCAACGGCATTCGCATCATTCCTGCGACCATTCCGCTCGCCGCCTCGCTCAACGTCTTTGGTATCAATGGGCTCACCGCATGGTTCGGCATTCATGACATCGGTCAACCCCAGCCCGACGAAACTGCGGTCGTGACAGCTGCCGCCGGCGGCGTAGGTAGCGTTGCGGTGCAGTTGCTCAAAGCGGCCGGTTGCAAAGTGATCGGGTTAGCCGGT
Proteins encoded in this window:
- a CDS encoding RrF2 family transcriptional regulator yields the protein MKSTKFVTACYIMSFVGAHQPRMLSTTTIAKWVDTHAARARQIVSLLVKANLLEATRGGNGGVKLARPPKDITLLDIYEAVGDSEMPFFSVENPFSEWADHCSVHDTLIQLHKDIELDARKKLRTVRLSQVFVPWDEESMKRSQAARRGARKKTATA
- a CDS encoding enoyl-CoA hydratase-related protein, with the protein product MSEHILLSLKANVFEITISRPERKNAMTGEMYGALAAALRQAQTDNEVRVVLIKGQPGVFCAGNDIDDFIASPPIKSDAPVWSFFSALMELDKPVVAAVDGAAIGIGTTMLLHCDLAFATPRSVFALPFTSLGITPEGASTVLLPLLAGRQRATELLMLGKKIDAARAELLGLLNDVVPPEELLDVAGSHANALAQLPEAVVRRTKRLIQDGLELHIARQYVAEREALAATVIAPAAQQAFAKFLGKRKTA
- a CDS encoding molybdopterin-containing oxidoreductase family protein translates to MEEKRVLCSGCDTYCQVHAEVPESGLVGDVKVRAIDPRPLRANICMKAVYAPVGFSHAGRVLYPLKRVGPRGGGTWTRVSWQEAMDDIAHRLSDIVAAHGPEALAVSTSQWNTQSDNGAARRFMNLLGSPNWISGVAMCAGNTAAINRMVYGWYPYPDYPQTNCIVLFGHNPKQHSWTPIFNAIRRAQQRGAKLIVLDPRRSENAELADLWLPLKPGTDAAMCFGWLKVILDEGLYDRDFVARWTTGFEAFRERVNQFPLERVAEITGVSSDLIAQAARMYATCGPSVIPWTPITDQQRNSTSAIRLMCSLRALCGYLDVPGGEVQHGFHPDIVHESDLELHGALSDAQRAKQLGSDTHPAFTYRGTAALREPSMRVWNHEWPNLISGSYMANPTAVFKAMADAEPYPVKAFFVLGNNALLSYANMQLIQRAMLNQDLIVAVEQFRTPTAQLADYILPGDAWLERSALSDGFGWTAIYRASQKTVEPPGECRGVYDFWRELGLRMGMREQFPWPSNEAVLDYRVRALGMSFDEFAKQHAYHFHDIRYRKYEQSGFATPSGKVELYSSVLEDLDFDPLPYWRDDPPFDPAFPFKMFTGIRDDEFFQTGHRHIAALRARCPDPLMFIAQADADAAGVTDGEWAEVVTQQGRVKLKVSVRTDMQTGVVRVPHGWWMPERPEGDGTLSGAWEFADAQICPDDADHLDLEQGIPHFKGVACRVQPLA
- a CDS encoding NADP-dependent oxidoreductase encodes the protein MTESAANRIRNHRFILARRPDSPTGPLADDVLRYEAADMPVPAEGQFVVRNYWMSLDPGTRGWMNGTRNYIAPTEVGDVMRALCAGEVVSSKHASFPVGSFVEGLLGGQEYALSDGNGIRIIPATIPLAASLNVFGINGLTAWFGIHDIGQPQPDETAVVTAAAGGVGSVAVQLLKAAGCKVIGLAGDAEKCEWVRSLGAEDCINYKTDDVPAALARLCPDRIDIIFDNVGGSMLDSMLPFLNVSSRIILCGAISRYRGEQESLKNWLQLLINRTRMEGFIYLDHADRFHEAEADLLPRLERGELLYREHVIDGLEHAPAALNMLFDGMNRGKLLVKIASDAV